In Lacibacter sp. H375, one DNA window encodes the following:
- a CDS encoding SusC/RagA family TonB-linked outer membrane protein, which yields MKCKYTILCLVVFLGIFLQQSFAQSLSVSGSVKNKATGEPLVGATVQVVGSSNSTFTDATGRFTISASRGAVLLITYTGLADFRYTVTGSGTADIQLEESSSASLGEVVVVGYGTQRVTKVSGAISTVKAADIEKLKPVRTEEALQGRASGVSVIQSGSPGSKPTVLIRGIPSFSGVDPTVIIDGVPQTLTDFNSINPADIESINVLKDASATAIYGVKGGNGVIVVTTKGGRKNQKADITLSTNYGVQQVMNTIGVLNATEYGAMLNEGSVTAGGSPIFPNLSTLGVGTNWQNEVFKNATFQTHNIAARGGSDKMTYFLSAAFLNQGGIVGGNDKSRFNRGNFTANLSFDLTKKLKFFLNTTAVLLDSRGVQENSFNSVLGSALNFDPTVPVLNTVPNTVGKYGFSNLLLSEIFNPLTKLDNTYNKNIGTKLYGKFEMQYTIIKGLSVSSRFGYTKYDGNAKSFNPLVFYGPLNVENSMDASGAKIAGRFNSVSHEKSSNFNYTWETYGNYNFEINNKHNFETVAGFSLAKISGNAAGASRQDVPFNSWDFADFTAATGNNNATNSNALSGYYYQYFRKNISYFTRLNYDYENKYLASFTARRDGSYAFGTDNKFANFLSGSLGWVVTNEDFFKSSFIDYLKVRGSYGSVGNENVNPQAVRIVTGGVNTGYGPTANSNGYTFGDVPYNGSTVGTAANPGLRWENQLQMNVGFDLTFYKKKFSITADYFEKKVDGLLFTPSISLYLGTLEAPVANIGSTSSKGVDLTLGYNETIGKDFRLTTSLNFTTSRNVVTATNDDGTARIPGGFYFNGQSQSVTVFEKGQTPGYFYGYKTNGLFQTFDEISKAPTQAGAQPGDIRFVDVNGDGKINADDQTKIGDPFPEFTMGWNLGLEYKNFDFNMFTYASVGNEVYRAYERNANFSNKSRDVLGRWTGAGTTNDVRTPRYSFTDANSNIRVSERYVEDGSFVKIKNLLLGYTFPEAATRKVFSRVRIYVQVRNAFTFTKYTGFDPEIAGGILDTGVDRGAYPQARTYSVGLDIKL from the coding sequence ATCTGTTTCCGGAAGCGTAAAAAACAAAGCAACGGGTGAGCCATTAGTTGGCGCAACCGTGCAGGTAGTTGGTTCATCAAATTCCACGTTTACCGATGCCACTGGCCGTTTCACAATTTCTGCTTCCCGTGGTGCTGTACTGCTGATTACCTACACCGGGCTGGCCGATTTCCGTTACACTGTAACTGGTTCCGGCACTGCCGATATCCAACTTGAAGAAAGTTCCTCTGCCAGCCTTGGCGAGGTAGTGGTAGTGGGTTACGGTACTCAGCGGGTAACAAAAGTTTCAGGTGCCATCTCTACTGTGAAGGCTGCTGATATCGAAAAATTGAAACCAGTGCGTACTGAAGAAGCCTTACAAGGTCGTGCTTCGGGCGTAAGTGTTATTCAAAGTGGTTCCCCAGGTTCGAAGCCAACGGTGCTTATCCGTGGTATTCCTTCGTTCTCCGGTGTTGACCCCACTGTTATTATTGACGGTGTTCCCCAAACATTAACCGATTTTAATTCCATTAACCCGGCCGATATTGAATCAATCAATGTATTGAAGGATGCATCGGCAACGGCTATTTATGGTGTAAAAGGTGGTAACGGTGTTATCGTTGTTACAACCAAAGGTGGTCGCAAAAACCAAAAGGCAGATATCACTTTAAGCACCAACTATGGCGTGCAGCAGGTAATGAATACCATTGGTGTATTAAACGCCACAGAATATGGCGCCATGCTGAATGAGGGTAGTGTAACAGCAGGTGGCAGCCCCATCTTCCCCAACCTTTCAACGCTTGGTGTTGGCACCAACTGGCAAAACGAAGTATTTAAAAATGCTACTTTCCAAACGCACAACATTGCTGCAAGAGGTGGAAGCGATAAAATGACTTACTTCTTGTCTGCTGCGTTCCTGAACCAGGGTGGTATTGTTGGTGGAAATGACAAATCGAGATTTAACCGTGGCAACTTTACCGCCAATCTTAGTTTTGATCTCACCAAAAAATTAAAATTCTTTTTAAATACAACAGCAGTTCTGCTCGACAGCAGAGGTGTGCAGGAAAATTCATTCAACAGCGTGTTAGGCAGTGCGTTGAATTTTGATCCAACTGTTCCGGTCTTAAACACTGTACCAAATACAGTTGGTAAATATGGTTTCAGTAACCTGTTGTTGTCGGAAATATTTAACCCACTTACAAAACTGGATAATACGTATAACAAGAACATAGGTACAAAACTGTACGGCAAGTTTGAGATGCAATATACCATCATCAAAGGGCTTTCTGTAAGCAGCCGTTTTGGTTATACAAAGTACGACGGTAATGCAAAAAGCTTTAATCCATTAGTGTTTTATGGCCCATTGAATGTGGAGAACAGTATGGATGCCAGCGGTGCAAAAATAGCCGGACGTTTCAACAGTGTCTCACACGAAAAATCGAGCAACTTTAATTACACCTGGGAAACCTATGGTAATTATAATTTCGAAATTAATAACAAACATAATTTTGAAACAGTAGCAGGTTTTTCACTCGCAAAAATTTCAGGTAATGCAGCAGGTGCAAGCCGCCAGGACGTACCATTTAACTCATGGGACTTTGCTGACTTCACCGCAGCTACAGGAAATAATAACGCAACAAACAGCAATGCACTCAGTGGTTACTATTACCAGTATTTCAGAAAGAATATTTCTTATTTTACCCGTTTGAATTATGATTATGAGAACAAATATTTAGCATCGTTTACTGCACGAAGAGATGGTTCGTATGCTTTTGGTACAGATAATAAGTTTGCTAATTTCTTATCAGGCTCTCTCGGCTGGGTTGTAACAAATGAAGACTTCTTTAAATCTTCTTTTATTGATTATCTGAAAGTGCGTGGAAGTTATGGTTCAGTAGGTAATGAAAATGTAAACCCACAAGCAGTACGTATTGTTACCGGCGGCGTAAACACCGGTTATGGACCAACAGCAAACAGCAATGGTTACACATTTGGTGACGTGCCTTATAATGGCTCTACTGTTGGTACCGCTGCTAACCCCGGCTTGCGTTGGGAAAATCAATTACAGATGAATGTTGGATTTGATCTTACGTTCTACAAAAAGAAATTCTCTATTACTGCTGATTATTTTGAGAAGAAAGTGGATGGTTTATTATTTACACCCTCTATTTCTTTATACCTCGGCACACTTGAAGCGCCGGTTGCGAATATTGGTTCAACTTCAAGCAAAGGTGTAGATCTTACATTGGGTTATAATGAAACGATCGGTAAAGATTTCAGACTCACTACTTCGTTAAATTTTACTACATCACGTAACGTTGTAACTGCAACCAATGATGATGGTACCGCAAGAATTCCCGGAGGATTTTATTTCAACGGTCAATCACAATCGGTAACTGTTTTTGAAAAAGGACAAACCCCCGGTTATTTCTATGGTTACAAAACCAATGGATTGTTCCAAACCTTTGATGAAATTTCGAAAGCTCCAACACAGGCAGGTGCACAACCGGGTGATATCCGTTTTGTAGATGTAAATGGTGATGGCAAAATCAACGCCGATGATCAAACCAAGATTGGTGATCCGTTCCCCGAATTTACAATGGGTTGGAACCTTGGTCTTGAATACAAAAATTTCGACTTTAATATGTTTACCTATGCTTCGGTTGGTAACGAGGTGTACAGGGCTTATGAGCGTAATGCAAACTTCAGTAACAAATCAAGAGATGTATTAGGCCGCTGGACAGGTGCAGGCACTACAAATGATGTGCGTACCCCACGTTACTCATTTACTGATGCCAACAGCAACATCCGTGTATCAGAACGTTATGTAGAAGACGGATCGTTTGTAAAAATCAAAAACCTGTTATTAGGTTATACATTCCCTGAAGCAGCTACCAGGAAAGTGTTCAGCCGTGTGCGTATTTATGTGCAGGTGCGTAATGCATTCACCTTTACCAAGTACACCGGTTTCGATCCTGAGATAGCAGGTGGTATTCTTGATACAGGTGTTGATCGTGGGGCATATCCACAGGCAAGAACCTATTCAGTTGGTCTTGATATCAAATTATAA
- a CDS encoding RagB/SusD family nutrient uptake outer membrane protein — MKKITIKIASLFLLIALLASCKKWVDYDPKDDFLVTEGAYLASETDYRTMAVSVYSPLQWINQVVPIGDIASDNAVSGGENASDVLSLQQIDDYTHTPVNSTLTDIWQSAYEGINRANYMTQYKAKNIAGNTIDFPGKEALYGEVLFCRAYYYFTLVKMFGDVPLFVQKRLTLAESKTLQRSPKADVYKQIEADLTAAVAVLPAIQAQKGRITKYAAQALLGKVFIYQNKFDAAAPILESIITANAFSLVPNFASMYLASGENGPESVFEIQYSNTSPYYNWGGATRGQGNYAVQQNGVRGLNGSSAMPYAAGWSTNLPTQNLANAYAAGDQRKAATVLDIEAYKNANPAFNITYQVAPYKNTGLYNQKYLPRKGETSGQLELNYTNNFRIIRYAEVLLLAAEAFNRSSTPNDTKAQTYLNLVRRRAFNDNLHDVTATGTALRQAIWDERRLELGMEGDRFFDLVRTGQAATKLTGFVTGKHEVFPIPQRERDISGITQNNNY, encoded by the coding sequence ATGAAAAAAATTACAATAAAAATTGCAAGCTTATTTCTGCTGATTGCATTGCTTGCCTCCTGTAAAAAATGGGTTGATTATGATCCGAAGGATGACTTCCTTGTAACTGAGGGAGCCTACCTGGCATCAGAAACCGATTACCGTACAATGGCGGTGAGTGTGTATTCTCCTTTGCAATGGATTAACCAGGTAGTACCCATCGGCGATATTGCTTCTGATAATGCAGTGAGCGGTGGCGAAAATGCATCCGATGTATTATCGCTTCAGCAAATTGATGATTATACGCATACACCTGTTAATTCAACATTGACAGACATCTGGCAATCGGCTTATGAAGGTATTAACCGAGCCAATTACATGACGCAGTACAAAGCAAAAAATATAGCCGGCAATACAATTGACTTTCCGGGTAAAGAAGCCCTTTACGGTGAAGTACTTTTTTGCCGAGCCTACTATTACTTCACCTTAGTGAAAATGTTTGGTGATGTTCCTTTGTTCGTTCAGAAACGTTTAACGCTTGCTGAAAGTAAAACATTACAACGCTCACCCAAGGCAGATGTTTACAAACAAATTGAAGCCGACCTTACTGCCGCTGTTGCCGTATTACCTGCAATACAGGCGCAAAAGGGTCGCATTACAAAATATGCGGCACAGGCGTTACTTGGTAAAGTTTTTATCTATCAAAACAAGTTTGATGCAGCAGCACCAATACTCGAAAGTATTATTACTGCTAATGCTTTTTCTCTTGTTCCAAACTTTGCATCAATGTATCTGGCAAGTGGTGAGAACGGTCCTGAATCTGTATTTGAAATTCAGTACTCAAACACATCACCTTATTACAACTGGGGCGGTGCAACAAGAGGCCAGGGTAACTATGCCGTGCAACAAAATGGTGTGCGTGGTTTAAATGGCTCAAGCGCTATGCCCTATGCTGCCGGCTGGAGTACCAATCTTCCAACCCAAAATTTAGCGAATGCTTATGCAGCAGGCGATCAACGTAAAGCAGCAACAGTGTTGGATATTGAAGCTTATAAAAATGCCAACCCCGCTTTTAATATTACTTACCAGGTTGCACCTTACAAGAATACGGGTTTATACAACCAGAAGTATTTACCACGTAAAGGTGAAACAAGTGGTCAGTTGGAATTAAACTACACCAACAATTTCCGCATCATCAGGTATGCAGAAGTATTGTTACTGGCTGCTGAAGCTTTCAACCGCTCTTCAACTCCAAATGATACAAAAGCACAAACTTATCTTAACCTTGTTCGCCGTCGTGCATTTAATGATAACCTGCATGATGTAACAGCAACGGGCACTGCATTGCGCCAGGCAATCTGGGATGAACGCAGATTGGAGCTGGGTATGGAAGGCGATCGCTTTTTTGATCTTGTACGCACAGGACAAGCCGCAACAAAGCTCACCGGGTTTGTTACGGGTAAACATGAAGTATTTCCTATTCCGCAAAGAGAAAGGGATATATCAGGTATCACCCAAAATAATAATTACTAA
- a CDS encoding PKD domain-containing protein, with amino-acid sequence MRTIKNIIQFVVLLLVVSGCKQELNDDISFLNSAATAGKLSALFEITQDNTGNVTITPNGEGAVSFDVYYGDATTAPAKVQAGKNTTHKYAEGVYNVKIVGYNITGKATEATQQLTVSFRAPENLEVIADVDVANNFKVNVSAKAQYETMFRVYFGDVPNEVPVSFLEGETISHTYAAVGTYTVRVVALSGGAATTQFTKTITIVDPVLLPLTFESATLQYNFINFGGGNVTVINNPNKSGINTTNKVGRMVKSAPEVWGGSVITLGAPIDFSANKVFRMKVYSPRVGAKVLLKVENATNGGISFEKETATTVANAWEDLVFDYNAINTGNSYQKIVLIFELGTVGDGSANFTFLFDDIRLTNQIPTVPLTLPVTFDNAALNYAVTDFGGATTVNDVDPTNAANKVKKTTKPTGAASWAGTTIGAYFTSKVPFTASQTQMSVRVYSPAAGLRVRLKLEDHNDNTKSVETEAITEAANTWETLVFDFANPSAGTASLNLANNYDMASIFFNFGKDGDDKVFYWDDVMFLSANVVPNYINLPIDFQSTSYSYYITNFDGGNLSIVNNPSATGINTSTKVARMIKNPGQVWGGSLMELVNPINFTGKTNFKMKVFSPRAGAKVLFKVEGPGVAFEKEVATTAANAWEELTFDYSTLPFGFYTKIVLIFDLGTAGDGSANYTFYVDDISLN; translated from the coding sequence ATGCGTACAATAAAAAATATCATTCAGTTTGTGGTTTTACTGCTCGTTGTTTCGGGTTGTAAGCAGGAATTGAATGATGATATTTCATTTCTTAATAGTGCAGCTACGGCAGGAAAGTTGTCGGCACTGTTTGAAATTACACAGGATAATACCGGTAATGTAACCATTACACCAAACGGCGAAGGCGCTGTTTCCTTTGATGTATATTATGGTGATGCAACAACTGCACCTGCTAAAGTGCAGGCAGGGAAAAATACCACTCATAAATATGCAGAAGGCGTGTATAACGTAAAAATCGTGGGCTACAATATCACAGGTAAAGCAACGGAAGCAACACAGCAACTTACTGTTTCGTTCCGTGCACCGGAAAATTTAGAAGTAATTGCAGATGTGGATGTAGCGAATAACTTTAAAGTAAACGTTAGTGCAAAGGCACAATACGAAACCATGTTCCGTGTGTATTTTGGTGATGTGCCAAATGAGGTTCCGGTTTCTTTTTTGGAAGGCGAAACCATCAGTCACACTTACGCAGCTGTTGGAACTTACACTGTAAGAGTGGTGGCGTTAAGTGGTGGTGCTGCTACAACACAGTTTACAAAGACCATAACAATAGTTGATCCAGTATTGCTGCCTTTGACATTTGAATCTGCAACGTTGCAATACAATTTCATCAATTTCGGTGGGGGTAATGTTACTGTCATCAACAACCCTAATAAAAGCGGTATTAACACAACTAACAAAGTTGGACGCATGGTAAAGAGTGCGCCGGAAGTATGGGGTGGCAGTGTAATAACATTAGGAGCGCCCATTGATTTTTCTGCCAACAAAGTATTTCGCATGAAAGTGTATTCACCAAGAGTGGGAGCTAAAGTGTTGTTGAAAGTAGAGAATGCAACTAATGGCGGTATCAGTTTTGAAAAAGAAACCGCAACTACAGTTGCTAACGCATGGGAAGATCTTGTGTTTGATTACAATGCGATCAATACAGGAAATTCATACCAGAAAATTGTACTCATCTTTGAATTGGGTACAGTAGGTGATGGTTCTGCCAACTTTACATTTCTGTTTGATGATATCCGTTTAACCAATCAAATTCCTACAGTACCATTAACACTGCCTGTAACATTTGATAATGCCGCTTTGAATTATGCAGTAACTGATTTTGGAGGCGCAACAACTGTAAATGATGTTGACCCGACAAATGCAGCGAATAAAGTAAAGAAAACAACCAAACCAACAGGTGCGGCTTCATGGGCCGGAACAACAATTGGCGCATACTTTACATCGAAAGTTCCTTTTACTGCAAGTCAAACACAAATGAGTGTAAGAGTATATTCTCCGGCAGCGGGCCTTCGTGTTCGTTTAAAATTGGAAGACCATAATGATAATACCAAATCGGTTGAAACCGAAGCAATAACAGAAGCCGCTAATACATGGGAAACACTGGTATTTGATTTTGCCAATCCATCTGCAGGAACAGCTTCACTCAATCTTGCTAATAATTACGATATGGCTTCTATCTTTTTTAATTTCGGGAAGGATGGTGATGATAAAGTTTTCTATTGGGATGATGTAATGTTTCTTTCTGCGAATGTGGTTCCAAATTATATCAATCTTCCAATAGATTTTCAGTCAACTTCTTACAGTTATTACATCACTAATTTTGATGGAGGAAATTTATCTATAGTGAATAATCCTTCTGCTACGGGAATTAATACAAGCACAAAAGTGGCACGTATGATAAAAAACCCAGGTCAGGTATGGGGAGGAAGTTTGATGGAGTTGGTGAACCCAATCAATTTTACAGGAAAAACAAATTTTAAAATGAAAGTGTTTTCACCAAGAGCAGGTGCAAAAGTTTTATTTAAAGTTGAAGGTCCGGGTGTGGCATTTGAAAAAGAAGTTGCAACTACTGCGGCTAATGCGTGGGAAGAATTAACGTTTGATTATTCTACTTTACCATTCGGGTTCTACACAAAAATTGTATTAATTTTTGATTTGGGAACAGCAGGTGATGGCTCTGCAAACTATACGTTTTACGTTGATGATATTTCACTTAATTAA
- a CDS encoding PKD domain-containing protein gives MIKKIKSFALVFLAIAFLAGCEKKEYNFGDFKTPSDLTLTAAVAGVDGNNPNGNGTGNVVITTTAKNALTYNIDFGDGKSQIVPSGTINYKYNSPGTADYVITVKAVGTGGVVSTISKKIRVFVAFEIPATILQNITGGTSKIWVSDKEAPGHFGVGPNDQFSPIWYEAGPNSRDACSYDDEITFSKDANNNILMSIDNKGQSFSIGASTAFYGFGGGDACLGVTASGTKKLAFMDATSTSTPAVSTRIQFDVPGNGLIIFGTGGRTYEILSLTATTMHIRNIGIDGNAWYQKLKVKS, from the coding sequence ATGATAAAGAAAATAAAATCTTTCGCACTTGTGTTCCTTGCAATTGCTTTCCTGGCGGGTTGCGAAAAAAAGGAATACAACTTTGGCGATTTTAAAACGCCATCGGATCTTACACTTACGGCTGCGGTTGCAGGTGTGGATGGAAACAATCCAAACGGAAATGGAACAGGAAATGTAGTGATTACAACAACTGCAAAAAATGCACTCACTTACAATATTGATTTTGGTGATGGCAAATCGCAAATAGTGCCATCCGGTACCATCAATTATAAATATAATTCACCCGGTACTGCTGATTATGTTATTACAGTAAAAGCTGTAGGAACAGGTGGCGTTGTGTCTACCATCAGCAAAAAGATAAGAGTATTTGTGGCATTTGAAATTCCGGCAACCATCTTACAGAATATAACTGGCGGCACTTCCAAAATATGGGTTTCAGATAAAGAGGCTCCGGGACATTTTGGTGTTGGACCAAACGATCAGTTTTCTCCTATTTGGTATGAAGCAGGACCTAATTCAAGAGATGCCTGCTCGTATGACGATGAGATCACTTTTTCAAAAGATGCGAATAATAATATCCTGATGAGCATCGATAATAAAGGACAATCATTTTCTATTGGCGCCTCAACAGCATTTTATGGATTCGGTGGTGGCGATGCATGTCTTGGAGTAACAGCATCCGGTACAAAAAAGTTAGCGTTCATGGATGCAACCTCTACATCAACACCAGCTGTCTCAACAAGGATACAGTTTGATGTACCAGGTAATGGATTGATCATTTTTGGTACAGGCGGAAGAACCTACGAGATATTATCTCTTACCGCAACAACAATGCACATTCGAAACATTGGAATAGATGGTAATGCATGGTATCAGAAATTAAAAGTGAAATCATAA
- a CDS encoding family 16 glycosylhydrolase, producing MTRICSIVLLSALSFFSCKKKGSPGNTDTAPTNLTLNAVVSTDNSGNVEFTAAATNAATYEYGYGNGVFALVPSGKVTYKYPASGTYSVTVTAKSAGGKTVSKTIQITVAVGLSLIFSDEFTTSGAPDPAKWGYDIGNGTDGWGNQEKQYYTNRSDNVIVENGLLRIMLKKENYSGFNYTSTRMLTANKFSFKYGIVEVRAKLPSGGGTWPAIWMLGANIATAGWPACGEIDIMEHKGNDLNRIFGTLHYPGRSGGNADGSSRIISNASTEFHIYKVEWTAAAIKIYVDDVLFHTVANSTAIPFNHNFFIIMNLAMGGTFGGAVDPNVTAATLEVDYIRVYQ from the coding sequence ATGACAAGAATCTGTTCAATAGTGTTGTTATCTGCGCTGTCTTTTTTCTCTTGTAAGAAAAAAGGCAGCCCGGGTAACACCGATACGGCACCAACAAACCTTACGCTCAATGCAGTGGTAAGTACTGATAATAGCGGCAACGTAGAGTTCACGGCTGCTGCAACAAACGCTGCAACTTACGAGTATGGTTATGGTAATGGTGTGTTTGCATTAGTGCCATCCGGTAAAGTGACGTACAAATATCCTGCATCAGGAACCTACAGCGTAACAGTTACTGCAAAAAGTGCAGGTGGAAAAACTGTATCAAAAACAATCCAGATCACTGTAGCAGTTGGTTTGTCATTGATCTTTAGTGATGAGTTTACAACAAGCGGTGCACCTGATCCTGCTAAGTGGGGTTATGATATTGGTAACGGTACCGATGGCTGGGGCAACCAGGAGAAACAGTATTATACCAATCGTTCAGATAATGTAATTGTAGAAAATGGGTTACTGCGTATCATGTTAAAGAAAGAAAACTACAGTGGGTTTAATTACACATCAACACGGATGTTAACCGCCAATAAATTTTCCTTCAAGTATGGTATTGTTGAAGTGCGTGCAAAACTTCCATCTGGCGGTGGCACATGGCCAGCTATCTGGATGTTAGGTGCAAATATCGCCACAGCAGGTTGGCCTGCATGTGGAGAGATAGATATTATGGAACACAAGGGTAATGATCTTAACCGCATTTTCGGAACGTTGCATTATCCCGGCCGTTCAGGTGGTAATGCTGATGGGAGTTCACGCATTATCAGCAATGCATCAACTGAGTTTCATATTTATAAGGTTGAGTGGACCGCTGCAGCAATTAAAATTTATGTGGATGACGTGTTGTTTCATACGGTTGCTAATTCAACAGCTATTCCATTCAATCATAATTTTTTCATCATCATGAACCTGGCAATGGGAGGAACATTCGGCGGTGCTGTTGATCCAAATGTTACAGCAGCAACACTGGAGGTCGATTACATACGGGTTTATCAATAA
- a CDS encoding glycoside hydrolase family 16 protein, with translation MKTYIVRLAALLLFVGLTTTQAQKKKLVWADEFNTNGLPDSAKWSYDLGRGCPNNCGWGNNELQYYTAKRKENARVENGKLIIEAHKEKMEDANYTSARLVSKNKGDWKYGRIEVKAKLPAGRGMWPAIWMLPTNWEYGGWPHSGEIDIMENVGYWPDSLFATVHTGAYNHGQGTQVGTAISVKDLSTAFHVYAIEWMADKIIFMLDGKEYHRFNNKKSGSAAWPFDKQFHLLMNIAVGGNWGGKFGVDDSIFSQRMEIDYVRVYQ, from the coding sequence ATGAAAACATACATAGTACGGCTTGCTGCATTGTTGTTGTTTGTGGGGCTCACAACTACACAGGCACAAAAAAAGAAATTAGTCTGGGCAGATGAGTTTAATACAAACGGTTTGCCTGACTCCGCAAAATGGAGTTATGATCTTGGTCGTGGTTGCCCGAATAATTGCGGATGGGGTAATAATGAGCTGCAGTATTATACAGCGAAGCGAAAAGAAAATGCACGTGTAGAAAATGGCAAACTCATTATAGAAGCACATAAAGAAAAAATGGAAGATGCGAATTATACATCTGCACGGCTAGTATCTAAAAACAAAGGCGATTGGAAATACGGACGTATTGAAGTAAAAGCAAAACTTCCTGCAGGTCGTGGTATGTGGCCTGCTATTTGGATGCTACCTACCAATTGGGAATATGGGGGCTGGCCACATAGTGGTGAAATTGATATTATGGAAAATGTTGGTTATTGGCCCGATTCATTATTTGCCACAGTGCACACAGGAGCATACAATCACGGACAGGGCACACAGGTTGGTACGGCAATTTCCGTGAAAGATCTTTCTACTGCATTTCATGTGTATGCAATCGAATGGATGGCTGATAAAATCATTTTCATGCTCGACGGAAAGGAATATCATCGGTTCAATAATAAGAAATCAGGAAGTGCTGCGTGGCCGTTCGACAAACAATTTCATTTACTGATGAATATTGCTGTGGGCGGTAATTGGGGAGGAAAATTTGGTGTTGATGACAGCATCTTCTCCCAACGCATGGAAATAGATTACGTTCGGGTGTATCAGTAA